The Chryseobacterium indicum genome includes a window with the following:
- a CDS encoding PglZ domain-containing protein has protein sequence MSEKILWIDDEIDLLKPHIVFLEKKGYQVTPVNNVNEALELMDSEKFALTLIDENMPGISGLEAIPMIKDKDNSLKIVMVTKSEEEHIMEEAIGSQIADYILKPVNPNQILLSLKKNLQQDNLVEQKTILQYQQEFRNLSMELSYLRTYQDWAEYYKKILNWEIKFDKVTDNEFADLLQSQKEEANIQFAKFIEKNYEDWLHDSDKPIMSHTLFKDKVKPEVEKDKVLLLMVDNLRYDQWKVIEPLFTKYYNKVSEDYYYSILPTATQYARNSFFAGLMPSEIEKRFPDKWFNDNEEGNKNEFERDFLEDQMKRIGLSSKSMKYLKVLNADFERKIYDDFNQHKNNDLLVIVYNFIDILSHAKTDNHIVDQLIRDDKTFRSLTLNWFENSSLLKIIKVAAENGFKLVITTDHGTVYVKKPSKVVGDRETSTNIRYKTGKSLTYDDSDVWAITNPEKLFLPKGNLSSKYIFAKNNIFLAYPKNYNHFVNYYKETYQHGGISLEECIIPFSILEPK, from the coding sequence ATGTCGGAAAAGATATTATGGATAGATGATGAAATAGATCTACTTAAACCACACATCGTTTTTCTTGAAAAAAAGGGATATCAGGTAACTCCCGTTAATAATGTTAATGAGGCTCTTGAACTCATGGACTCGGAGAAGTTTGCACTGACGCTGATTGATGAGAATATGCCCGGAATTTCAGGCCTTGAAGCGATTCCGATGATTAAGGATAAGGACAACTCGCTGAAAATCGTTATGGTAACGAAAAGTGAGGAAGAGCATATTATGGAGGAGGCAATCGGATCGCAGATTGCAGATTACATCCTGAAGCCGGTAAATCCTAACCAGATTTTACTGTCATTAAAGAAAAATCTTCAGCAGGATAATCTTGTGGAGCAGAAAACGATTCTGCAGTATCAGCAGGAATTCAGAAATCTTTCGATGGAGCTTTCTTATTTAAGAACGTATCAGGATTGGGCGGAATATTATAAGAAAATCCTTAACTGGGAAATTAAATTTGATAAAGTAACGGATAATGAGTTTGCGGATCTTCTTCAGTCACAAAAAGAGGAAGCCAATATTCAGTTTGCCAAATTTATTGAAAAGAATTATGAAGACTGGCTTCACGATTCGGATAAACCGATCATGAGCCATACGCTTTTCAAGGATAAAGTGAAACCTGAGGTTGAAAAAGATAAGGTTTTGCTTCTGATGGTTGATAATCTTCGTTATGACCAGTGGAAAGTTATTGAACCTTTATTTACGAAGTATTACAACAAGGTTTCTGAGGATTATTATTACAGTATTCTTCCGACTGCAACCCAGTATGCAAGAAATTCTTTTTTTGCAGGTTTAATGCCTTCAGAGATTGAAAAACGTTTTCCTGACAAATGGTTTAACGACAATGAAGAAGGAAATAAAAACGAATTTGAGCGTGATTTCTTAGAAGATCAAATGAAAAGGATCGGTCTGAGCTCAAAATCCATGAAGTATCTGAAAGTTCTGAATGCTGATTTCGAAAGAAAAATTTACGACGATTTTAATCAGCACAAAAACAATGATCTGTTGGTAATTGTTTATAATTTTATTGATATTCTTTCTCATGCGAAAACGGATAATCATATTGTAGATCAGCTGATCCGTGATGATAAGACCTTCAGGTCTTTAACGTTGAACTGGTTTGAAAATTCTTCTTTATTGAAAATTATTAAAGTTGCCGCAGAAAACGGTTTCAAACTGGTGATTACTACGGATCACGGAACGGTTTATGTTAAAAAACCGAGTAAAGTTGTAGGAGACAGAGAAACTTCCACGAATATTCGTTACAAGACCGGAAAGAGCTTAACGTATGACGACAGTGATGTTTGGGCAATTACGAATCCTGAAAAGCTGTTTTTGCCGAAAGGAAATTTAAGTTCTAAATATATTTTTGCGAAGAATAATATTTTCCTTGCTTATCCAAAGAATTACAATCACTTTGTGAATTATTATAAAGAAACGTACCAGCATGGAGGGATTTCACTGGAAGAGTGTATCATTCCATTCAGTATTTTGGAACCCAAGTAG
- a CDS encoding S41 family peptidase, with product MRKFSLFIILFLNLHFSAQTLSETQKLESLCKVWGFLKYYHPNVSKGQFNWDQQLFQKIDELENINNKDQLNELYSNWIESLGKTEVCKNCVNDNDKVYFLKNFDLGWMDDQRIFSENVREKLKFIENNRNTGENYYFGLNGRKVYFRNENSYGSKFTSKQIALLEFFRYWNYAEYFFAYKYKTDQNWNDVLREMIPKFLAVDNDESYHLALAELVTKTDDSHAYLFSRLTSLNQYGRKNVPVQYSYAEGKLVVTKIYPTIFNEENPLKIGDVIYDVEGLTIPQKINSFGKYLPASNSWGKINKSKYLFLYTNKDSLGLKIERDGINLAIKVKTYFQKEIIRENPTVPEKWKFLDDEKKMGYVNMGLIKRSDLNDMFENLKNTESIIFDSRNYPNMTILPLSRLLLPENKIYYEFIFPETNYLSKFYRRKNNIGRNNPDYYKGNVVILVNEVTQSQAETTVMMLKQHPKAKVIGGYTSGANGDVISFNIAGLKTCFTGLGAYYPDGRETQRIGIIPDIIVRPTVKGIQQGKDEILERALEYLKSGN from the coding sequence ATGAGAAAATTCTCCCTTTTCATTATCTTATTTTTAAACTTACATTTTTCGGCGCAGACTTTATCGGAAACCCAAAAGCTTGAATCGTTATGTAAAGTATGGGGATTTTTAAAATATTATCATCCGAATGTATCGAAAGGACAGTTCAACTGGGATCAGCAATTATTTCAGAAAATTGATGAACTTGAAAATATTAACAATAAAGATCAATTGAATGAATTGTATTCTAACTGGATTGAAAGTCTCGGAAAAACTGAAGTTTGTAAAAATTGTGTAAATGATAACGATAAAGTTTATTTCTTAAAAAATTTTGATCTCGGATGGATGGATGATCAGCGTATTTTTTCTGAAAATGTACGTGAAAAGCTGAAATTTATTGAGAACAACAGGAATACCGGTGAAAATTATTATTTCGGGTTAAACGGAAGAAAGGTTTATTTCAGGAATGAAAATTCTTACGGCTCGAAATTTACTTCAAAACAAATTGCTCTTTTGGAATTCTTCAGATACTGGAATTATGCAGAATATTTTTTTGCATACAAATACAAAACCGATCAGAACTGGAATGATGTTTTACGGGAAATGATTCCAAAATTTCTTGCTGTTGATAATGATGAAAGCTATCATTTAGCTTTAGCGGAACTTGTGACCAAAACGGATGATTCGCACGCTTATTTATTTTCAAGGCTGACTAGTTTAAACCAATACGGAAGAAAAAATGTTCCGGTACAGTATTCTTATGCGGAAGGAAAGCTGGTTGTAACAAAAATATATCCGACTATTTTTAATGAAGAAAATCCGCTCAAAATTGGTGATGTGATCTACGATGTTGAAGGATTAACGATTCCGCAGAAAATTAATTCGTTTGGGAAATATCTTCCGGCTTCGAATTCATGGGGAAAGATCAATAAGTCGAAATATCTTTTTCTGTACACCAATAAAGATTCTCTCGGGCTTAAAATTGAAAGGGACGGAATTAATTTAGCCATCAAAGTAAAAACATATTTTCAGAAAGAAATTATTCGCGAAAATCCTACGGTTCCTGAAAAATGGAAGTTTCTCGATGATGAAAAAAAGATGGGTTATGTGAACATGGGATTAATCAAAAGATCTGATCTGAATGATATGTTCGAAAATCTGAAAAATACAGAATCGATCATTTTCGATTCCAGAAATTATCCGAATATGACGATTTTGCCGTTGAGCAGACTGTTGCTTCCTGAAAATAAAATTTATTATGAATTTATTTTTCCAGAAACCAATTATTTAAGCAAATTTTACCGCCGCAAAAACAACATCGGAAGAAATAATCCGGATTATTATAAAGGAAATGTGGTCATTCTGGTGAATGAGGTTACGCAAAGTCAGGCTGAAACAACCGTAATGATGCTTAAGCAGCATCCGAAAGCAAAAGTAATCGGAGGATACACTTCGGGAGCAAATGGTGATGTCATTTCATTTAATATTGCCGGTCTTAAAACGTGTTTTACGGGTTTGGGAGCGTATTATCCGGACGGAAGAGAAACGCAGCGAATCGGGATTATTCCGGACATTATCGTACGTCCTACAGTGAAAGGAATACAGCAGGGAAAAGACGAAATTCTGGAAAGAGCTCTGGAATATTTAAAAAGTGGAAATTAA
- a CDS encoding HD domain-containing protein produces MQNKLKIINDPVHGFIKIPHEILFDIIEHPYFQRLRRIGQTGLLNLIFPGATHTRFHHALGAMHLMFMALETLKQKGVKISEEEEKGAMLAILMHDIGHGPFSHALESMLMDDWHHEKLSLLLMNRLNDEFNGELSCAIEMFQGKYHRKFFNQLISSQLDVDRLDYLKRDSFFTGVSEGSINTQRIISMMNVCDEGELVIDAKGVYSIENFLTARMFMYWQVYYHKTSALAEFLLVKILERAKLLVSQGIDLPATENLKYFLHRGKSAATDEDVERFTQLDDNDIIQAMKNWQNAEDMILSYWCKCVIQRNLPKTIISSHPFEPGFIEEKIKNVNEFFGIDNGSELVHEIKRKLLPYDTEKQPIYLLQKNGKKIRLDESEDQLLSGLMVNKTTRYILTFPRNISHIIS; encoded by the coding sequence ATGCAGAACAAGCTAAAAATCATCAATGATCCCGTTCACGGATTCATCAAAATTCCCCATGAAATTTTATTCGACATCATAGAGCATCCTTACTTCCAGAGATTAAGAAGGATAGGACAGACGGGACTTTTGAACCTCATTTTTCCGGGCGCGACACATACAAGATTTCATCATGCTTTAGGGGCCATGCATTTGATGTTTATGGCTTTGGAAACCTTGAAGCAGAAAGGCGTGAAAATTTCAGAAGAGGAAGAAAAAGGGGCAATGTTGGCGATTTTAATGCATGATATTGGTCATGGTCCGTTTTCCCACGCTCTGGAAAGTATGCTGATGGACGATTGGCATCACGAAAAATTATCTTTATTACTCATGAATCGCCTGAATGATGAATTTAACGGAGAATTATCCTGCGCTATCGAAATGTTTCAGGGAAAATACCACCGAAAGTTTTTTAACCAGCTTATTTCTTCACAACTCGATGTCGATCGTTTGGATTATCTGAAACGGGACAGCTTTTTTACGGGAGTTTCCGAAGGAAGCATCAATACACAAAGAATCATCTCCATGATGAACGTCTGTGATGAAGGTGAGCTGGTAATTGATGCAAAAGGCGTTTATTCTATTGAGAATTTCCTCACAGCCAGAATGTTCATGTATTGGCAGGTGTATTATCATAAAACATCCGCTCTGGCAGAATTTCTTTTGGTTAAAATTCTGGAAAGAGCCAAGCTTCTGGTTTCACAGGGAATCGATTTGCCGGCAACTGAAAACCTCAAATATTTTCTGCATCGCGGAAAAAGTGCAGCCACGGATGAAGATGTGGAACGTTTTACACAGCTTGATGATAATGATATTATTCAGGCAATGAAAAACTGGCAGAATGCAGAGGATATGATTCTCTCGTATTGGTGTAAATGTGTGATCCAGAGAAACCTTCCGAAAACCATTATTTCATCTCATCCTTTTGAGCCGGGTTTTATTGAAGAAAAAATAAAGAATGTGAATGAATTTTTCGGAATCGATAATGGGAGCGAACTGGTACACGAAATAAAAAGAAAACTCCTTCCTTACGATACCGAAAAACAGCCGATTTATCTGTTGCAGAAAAACGGTAAAAAAATCCGTCTTGACGAATCGGAAGACCAGCTTTTATCGGGCTTGATGGTAAACAAAACCACAAGGTATATTCTTACATTTCCAAGAAATATTTCACACATTATTTCTTAA
- the lpxD gene encoding UDP-3-O-(3-hydroxymyristoyl)glucosamine N-acyltransferase, translating to MEFTASQIASFIDGKIIGDENALITGVSPIESGETGHLSFIAQDRFSHYLETSKCSVIIVSEKLISKDSYLPTVIAVKDAYLSFQVLMNLYQEMQGRRKGIENGSSIHETAVIGEDVYIGAFTYVSEKAKVGEGSQIYPQVYIGKGVKIGKNCKIDSGARIYDYCIIGDNCVIHSNTVIGGDGFGFQPTQDGFKKIPQLGNVIIEDDVEIGSNCSIDRATIGSTVIGKGTKIDNLIQIAHNVKIGKNNVIAAQAGIAGSTTIGDWNQIGGQVGVVGHIKIGNQVKIQAQSGVNSSVNDRETIYGSPAISYNDYLRSYVHFRNLPEVVKRINNLENNSKD from the coding sequence ATGGAATTTACAGCTTCGCAAATTGCAAGTTTTATCGACGGAAAAATAATAGGTGACGAAAATGCACTTATTACAGGAGTTTCGCCCATAGAAAGCGGGGAAACAGGGCATCTTTCTTTCATCGCGCAGGATAGATTTTCGCATTATTTAGAGACTTCAAAATGTTCCGTTATCATTGTTTCGGAAAAGCTTATCTCAAAAGATTCTTACCTTCCTACTGTTATTGCAGTAAAGGATGCTTATCTTTCTTTTCAGGTTCTCATGAATTTATATCAGGAAATGCAGGGAAGAAGAAAAGGAATCGAAAATGGTTCATCCATTCATGAAACTGCTGTAATCGGAGAAGATGTGTATATCGGGGCTTTTACCTACGTTTCAGAAAAAGCAAAAGTGGGAGAGGGAAGCCAGATTTATCCGCAGGTTTACATCGGAAAAGGGGTGAAGATCGGGAAAAACTGTAAAATCGACAGTGGAGCGAGAATTTATGATTACTGCATCATCGGAGACAATTGTGTTATTCATTCCAATACCGTAATCGGAGGAGACGGTTTCGGATTTCAGCCGACTCAGGACGGATTCAAAAAAATTCCGCAGTTAGGAAACGTTATCATTGAAGACGATGTGGAAATTGGTTCCAATTGCAGTATAGACAGAGCAACCATTGGTTCTACCGTAATCGGAAAAGGAACTAAAATTGATAATCTGATCCAGATCGCACACAACGTAAAAATCGGAAAAAACAATGTAATTGCCGCACAAGCCGGAATTGCAGGATCTACAACCATTGGAGACTGGAACCAGATTGGAGGTCAGGTAGGTGTTGTAGGACACATCAAAATAGGAAATCAGGTAAAAATACAGGCTCAGAGTGGCGTAAATTCCAGCGTAAACGACAGAGAAACCATTTATGGATCTCCGGCGATCAGCTACAACGACTACCTTAGAAGCTATGTACATTTCAGAAACTTACCTGAAGTGGTAAAAAGAATAAATAATCTCGAGAATAACTCAAAAGATTAA